The Streptomyces kanamyceticus DNA segment TCCCCTCGGCTTCGACGACGTGATGGAGGTCGTCGCGTGGCACCCACCGCTGGGCACGGCGCCGGGCCGCTGCCGCCTGGAGAAACGGGGCACGTTCGTGACGGGCTGGGCGGAGATCGAGGTCTACCCGTACGACACGGGTTCCAGGGTGATCTGGCGCGAGGACCTGCGGGTACGCGCGCTACCAGCCGTGTTCGACGGTGTACTGGCCACGATCGCGACGCGCATGTTCACCCGAGCGGTAACCCACCTGACGCGATAAGGGGCGCGGGGAACTGCGCGAAGGAGCGCGGGGAACTCCGCAAGGGGCGCGGGGAACTGCGCGCCCAGCCACGACCAACCCGCACCCGACACCCCGCCCCCGGCAACGAGCCCTCAGGCCACGGACCCGATCCGCCCCGAAGCCCCCCGCGCTCCATCCGGATGGATGGGCGTGTGCGCCCCGGTCAAGGACACCCCACTGCCACCCCGCCGATTGGCGACGATCTCCGAGGCGATGGACAGCGCGGTCTCCTCGGGCGTACGCGC contains these protein-coding regions:
- a CDS encoding SRPBCC family protein — protein: MAHFQFTRDVPLPASETWSRLTAWERHADAVPLTRVRVRTPGPTRVGTVFVARSGLGPLGFDDVMEVVAWHPPLGTAPGRCRLEKRGTFVTGWAEIEVYPYDTGSRVIWREDLRVRALPAVFDGVLATIATRMFTRAVTHLTR